The genomic DNA TTTTCACGCCACCCCACCAGCCTGCAACTGCAGCAGTACAGTGATTATCTGGCATCCGAGCCTATTGAAGGCCAGGCGCGGAAATTCCATCGCGTACAAAACTCTGAATCATTCTTTACCGATACTTCAGGAAACAGCTCTGTTTATTCCAGCCAGGGCGTTGTCTATCAGTTCAGTAAAAACATGACCAGCCGAGTGGGCGTGGAAGAAACATCGCTGTGGAAGACCGGCACCTTCACTGAGACGGTGCTTTCCGGCGCGGCGGACACTCGCCTGCGGCTTGGTAAATATGTTGCCGTGCGTACCAGCCTGGGAGCCGTTCGCTTTGCCGATACCAGCAGCCAGCTTCTTTATGGCGGAGACCTGGAACTCTACCCTCTGAAGGGACTTTATCTTTCTGGTGGTTTCTCGCGATATCCAATTTCGCCCACGTTTGATTCCACCGCGTTCGATCTGCTGGCGCACGGCTGGCACGGCCATCTTGATTACCGCGGACACAATTTTTCCGTCGCGGGTAGTTTTTCCCTGACGCACTACTCTGACAGCAATCATGGCGAGCGCGAGTGGGGAGAAGTGTTGCGCTGGTTCCCATGGCATGACAATCAGTTTGCCATCGGCGGCGGCTACGCTTTTCGCCATATTCATTTCACCAAAGATCTGAATCACGGCTACTTCAGTCCCAACCAGTATCGCAGCCACCTTGGCGCGGCCGGATTCCGCATGCGGCTGGGAAAACATTATCGCGGGGAATATTTGGGCTATGGCGGCGGTGAAATTCTGGAAGATTTTGCCGGCTACTCGCCTGCAGGCGTGGCCGTGATGAAAAACGACTTTTTATTTGGTCCGTGGGACCTTTCCGCGGACTACACCTATTACCACCTCATACAGTCAACCGGCGCTTTCCGCACGAATGCCGTGAGCGTGACCTTGGGGTACAAATTTTAAGGAACAAGTTTTAAAGACATTAGTTTTGAAGACGCAAGTTTTTGACGAAACAAATTTCGATGGATGCAAGTTGTGGCCACAGCCGTGACAGGCTGTAGAAAGGCTCTTTCGGATGTCCGGCAGCGAAAAAAATCGTAACTTCAGAATTCTGGTGGTGGACGACGACGATTCCACCCGCAGCTTGCTCAGCTCCGTGCTGGCCGCGGAAGGTTATGAATGCCTTACCGCGAACAGCGTGGCCTCGGCAGACGTAATCCTGCGCCAGGAGCCGGTGCAGCTTGCGCTGCTTGATCTTTATCTGGGCACGGCCAACGGGCTAAACGTGCTTGACCTCATCAAAGTTCTGCAGCCGCAGTGCGCCTGCGTGATCATGACGGCGCATACCAGCGTTGAGACTGTAACCAAGTCTCTTGGCTCCGGAGCCATTGAGTATCTGGGCAAGCCCTTGCTCATCGATGATCTTTTGACTCTGGTGCGACGGGTGCAGGCCAGCAAACGCGCATCAGGCGAGGCCACAGCCACTGTCGATGAAGGCCCGGAGACATCCATCATCGGACGCACGCCGAAAATGCTGGAAGTCTATCGCGCGATTGCGCGCGTCG from Terriglobia bacterium includes the following:
- a CDS encoding tetratricopeptide repeat protein; protein product: MKRQAIFVRIITAMLALVSTHLFSQQTLSQQTPEQEIAQIVAQSQEALSEHNEQKALSIIQQGLIKFPNREELQIQLARIYVEQKRDRQAIGLLNSVLLANASSRNAKLELAQIFGYRENYRESDRLYRELLAVDPDDETAALGLVHNLALEGKRAEARAQLQQAFSRHPTSLQLQQYSDYLASEPIEGQARKFHRVQNSESFFTDTSGNSSVYSSQGVVYQFSKNMTSRVGVEETSLWKTGTFTETVLSGAADTRLRLGKYVAVRTSLGAVRFADTSSQLLYGGDLELYPLKGLYLSGGFSRYPISPTFDSTAFDLLAHGWHGHLDYRGHNFSVAGSFSLTHYSDSNHGEREWGEVLRWFPWHDNQFAIGGGYAFRHIHFTKDLNHGYFSPNQYRSHLGAAGFRMRLGKHYRGEYLGYGGGEILEDFAGYSPAGVAVMKNDFLFGPWDLSADYTYYHLIQSTGAFRTNAVSVTLGYKF